Proteins co-encoded in one Bacillus infantis NRRL B-14911 genomic window:
- the rpoC gene encoding DNA-directed RNA polymerase subunit beta', which yields MLDVNNFEYMKIGLASPDKIRSWSFGEVKKPETINYRTLKPEKDGLFCERIFGPQKDWECHCGKYKRVRYKGVVCDRCGVEVTRAKVRRERMGHIELAAPVSHIWYFKGIPSRMGLVLDMSPRALEEVIYFASYVVTDSGDTALEKKQLLSEKEYRAYREKYGNKFQASMGAESIKKLLSDIDLNKEVDALKEELTTAQGQRRTRAIKRLEVLEAFRGSGNEPSWMILDVLPVIPPELRPMVQLDGGRFATSDLNDLYRRVINRNNRLKRLLDLGAPSIIVQNEKRMLQEAVDALIDNGRRGRPVTGPGNRPLKSLSHMLKGKQGRFRQNLLGKRVDYSGRSVIVVGPNLKMYQCGLPKEMALELFKPFVMKELVEKGLAHNIKSAKRKIERVQPEVWDVLEEVIKEHPVLLNRAPTLHRLGIQAFEPTLVEGRAIRLHPLVCTAYNADFDGDQMAVHVPLSSEAQAEARLLMLAAQNILNPKDGKPVVTPSQDMVLGNYYLTMEREGAVGEGMVFNDTSEALLAYQNGYVHLHTRVAVNAGTLNNETFTEEQRKKLLITTVGKLVFNEILPTSFPYINEPTKTNLEEETPARYFVERGTDVKEAIKNMPLVDPFKKKILGNIIAEVFKRFKITETSKMLDRMKDLGFRHSTKAGITVGVADIVVLKEKQEIIQEAQGKVDNVLKQFRRGLITEDERYDRVISIWSAAKDTIQAKLMKSLDKSNPIFMMSDSGARGNASNFTQLAGMRGLMANPAGRIIELPIKSSFREGLTVLEYFISTHGARKGLADTALKTADSGYLTRRLVDVAQDVIVRDDDCGTDRGLQISALKDGTEVIEALDERLIGRYARRDIKHPETNAVIVKENDLITEDLAVEIVEAGIETVWIRSAFTCNTRHGVCKKCYGRNLATGQEVEVGEAVGIIAAQSIGEPGTQLTMRTFHTGGVAGDDITQGLPRIQEIFEARNPKGQAVISELEGVVVGINEGRDRQHEIVVQGEVESRTYTAPYTARLKVAVDDRVDRGQELTEGSIDPKELIKVRDVNAVQEYLLREVQKVYRMQGVEIGDKHIEVMVRQMLRKVRVIDAGETEVLPGSLLDIHQFTDANEKALLNGKMPATGRPVLLGITKASLETDSFLSAASFQETTRVLTDAAIKGKRDELLGLKENVIIGKLVPAGTGMQRYRRAEPFTAEEASEETVTVE from the coding sequence TTGCTGGATGTAAACAATTTTGAGTATATGAAGATCGGTCTTGCTTCACCTGATAAGATCCGTTCCTGGTCTTTTGGTGAAGTCAAAAAACCTGAAACAATCAACTATCGTACATTAAAGCCTGAAAAAGACGGCTTATTCTGCGAGCGTATTTTCGGACCTCAGAAAGACTGGGAATGCCATTGCGGAAAATACAAAAGGGTGCGCTATAAAGGCGTAGTCTGCGACCGATGCGGAGTGGAAGTCACCCGCGCGAAGGTTCGCCGCGAAAGAATGGGCCATATCGAGCTTGCTGCTCCTGTATCGCATATCTGGTATTTCAAAGGCATCCCAAGCCGCATGGGCCTTGTTCTGGATATGTCACCGCGTGCGCTTGAAGAAGTCATTTACTTTGCTTCATATGTAGTAACTGATTCCGGCGATACAGCACTAGAGAAAAAACAGCTTCTGTCTGAGAAGGAATACCGCGCTTACCGTGAGAAGTACGGCAATAAGTTCCAGGCATCCATGGGTGCAGAATCCATCAAGAAGCTGCTTTCTGATATCGATCTGAACAAAGAAGTAGACGCGCTTAAAGAAGAACTGACAACTGCCCAGGGCCAGCGCCGCACACGCGCCATCAAGCGCCTTGAGGTACTTGAAGCCTTCCGTGGATCTGGAAATGAACCATCATGGATGATCCTGGACGTGCTTCCTGTCATCCCTCCTGAGCTTCGTCCAATGGTTCAGCTTGACGGAGGAAGATTCGCGACGTCTGACCTGAACGATCTGTACCGCCGTGTCATCAACCGGAACAACCGTCTGAAGCGCTTGCTGGACCTCGGTGCTCCAAGCATCATCGTCCAGAACGAAAAGCGCATGCTCCAGGAAGCTGTAGACGCCCTGATTGACAATGGCCGCCGCGGACGTCCTGTCACAGGCCCGGGGAACAGGCCGCTTAAATCTCTTTCACACATGCTGAAAGGGAAGCAGGGCCGTTTCCGTCAGAACCTGCTTGGTAAGCGTGTTGACTACTCCGGACGTTCTGTTATCGTAGTAGGTCCTAACCTGAAAATGTACCAGTGCGGTCTGCCGAAGGAAATGGCGCTTGAGCTTTTCAAGCCTTTCGTCATGAAGGAATTGGTGGAAAAAGGACTGGCTCACAATATCAAATCAGCAAAGCGCAAAATTGAAAGAGTCCAGCCTGAGGTATGGGATGTGCTTGAAGAGGTAATCAAAGAGCACCCAGTTCTGCTGAACCGTGCACCTACTCTTCACAGGCTCGGAATCCAGGCCTTTGAACCAACATTGGTTGAAGGGCGCGCAATCCGTCTCCATCCGCTTGTATGTACAGCATACAATGCCGACTTTGACGGTGACCAAATGGCAGTCCACGTACCGCTGTCATCTGAAGCACAGGCAGAAGCACGCCTTCTAATGCTTGCGGCTCAGAACATCCTGAACCCTAAGGATGGAAAACCTGTTGTTACACCTTCCCAGGATATGGTGCTTGGTAACTATTACCTGACTATGGAAAGAGAAGGGGCAGTAGGAGAAGGAATGGTCTTCAACGATACAAGCGAAGCACTGCTTGCTTATCAGAACGGCTATGTCCACCTTCATACCCGTGTAGCAGTGAATGCAGGTACACTGAACAATGAAACATTCACAGAGGAACAAAGGAAAAAGCTTCTGATCACGACTGTCGGAAAGCTCGTTTTCAACGAAATCCTGCCGACTTCATTCCCGTATATCAATGAGCCGACAAAGACGAATCTTGAAGAAGAAACGCCTGCCCGCTACTTTGTAGAACGGGGAACGGATGTAAAAGAAGCTATTAAAAATATGCCGCTTGTTGATCCTTTCAAGAAGAAAATCCTTGGAAACATCATTGCGGAAGTGTTCAAGCGCTTTAAGATCACTGAAACATCCAAAATGCTTGACCGCATGAAGGATCTCGGTTTCAGACATTCCACTAAAGCCGGCATCACAGTCGGTGTGGCAGATATCGTCGTTCTTAAAGAAAAGCAGGAAATCATTCAGGAAGCCCAAGGCAAGGTTGATAATGTCCTTAAACAATTCAGGCGCGGTCTCATCACTGAGGACGAACGCTATGATCGTGTCATTTCCATCTGGAGTGCTGCGAAGGACACTATCCAGGCCAAGCTGATGAAGTCCCTGGATAAATCCAACCCGATCTTTATGATGAGTGACTCCGGTGCCCGTGGTAACGCATCTAACTTTACACAGTTAGCCGGTATGCGCGGACTCATGGCCAACCCGGCCGGCCGGATCATCGAACTTCCGATCAAGTCCAGCTTCCGTGAAGGACTGACAGTACTTGAGTACTTCATCTCCACACACGGAGCGCGTAAAGGATTGGCGGATACAGCCCTTAAGACGGCTGACTCCGGCTATCTGACCCGACGCCTTGTTGACGTTGCGCAGGATGTCATTGTACGTGATGATGATTGCGGAACAGACAGAGGACTGCAGATCAGCGCGCTGAAGGATGGCACCGAAGTTATCGAAGCACTGGATGAGCGCCTCATTGGCCGTTATGCACGCAGAGATATCAAGCATCCTGAAACAAACGCAGTAATCGTAAAAGAAAATGATCTTATTACAGAAGATCTGGCTGTTGAAATCGTGGAAGCAGGCATTGAGACTGTATGGATCCGTTCCGCCTTTACCTGCAACACGCGCCATGGCGTATGTAAGAAATGCTACGGGCGCAACCTGGCAACAGGCCAGGAGGTTGAAGTGGGCGAAGCTGTCGGAATCATCGCAGCCCAATCCATCGGTGAGCCTGGAACACAGCTTACAATGCGTACTTTCCATACAGGAGGCGTAGCAGGAGACGATATTACACAAGGTCTTCCGCGTATCCAGGAAATTTTCGAAGCACGTAACCCTAAAGGGCAGGCTGTCATTTCAGAGCTTGAAGGTGTTGTCGTGGGCATCAATGAAGGCCGTGACCGCCAGCATGAAATTGTGGTGCAGGGCGAGGTTGAATCCCGCACATATACTGCTCCATATACAGCACGCCTGAAAGTGGCTGTTGATGACAGGGTAGACCGCGGACAGGAATTGACCGAAGGTTCTATTGACCCTAAAGAATTGATTAAAGTAAGAGATGTAAATGCTGTACAGGAGTATCTGCTTCGCGAGGTGCAGAAGGTATACCGTATGCAGGGTGTTGAAATCGGCGATAAGCATATCGAGGTAATGGTCCGCCAGATGCTTCGCAAGGTGCGTGTCATCGATGCAGGGGAAACAGAAGTGCTGCCTGGCTCGCTTCTTGATATCCACCAGTTCACAGATGCCAATGAAAAGGCTCTGTTGAACGGCAAAATGCCTGCGACCGGCCGTCCTGTACTGCTCGGTATCACCAAGGCTTCACTTGAGACGGATTCCTTCCTGTCAGCTGCTTCCTTCCAAGAAACAACAAGGGTACTTACAGATGCTGCCATCAAAGGCAAGCGAGATGAATTGCTCGGGCTTAAAGAGAATGTCATCATCGGTAAACTGGTCCCTGCCGGAACTGGAATGCAGCGCTACCGCAGGGCAGAACCTTTCACTGCGGAAGAAGCATCCGAAGAAACAGTTACAGTGGAATAA
- a CDS encoding 50S ribosomal protein L7ae-like protein, with amino-acid sequence MSYDKVLQARNIIVGTKQTVKALKSGTISEVLIAEDADHRAVEKVINAALEYKVPVTRAGSMKSLGKACGIDVGAAAVAISI; translated from the coding sequence ATGTCTTATGATAAAGTATTGCAGGCAAGAAATATTATAGTAGGAACAAAGCAAACAGTAAAAGCTCTGAAATCAGGAACAATCAGCGAAGTGCTGATCGCAGAAGATGCAGACCATAGAGCTGTTGAAAAAGTGATCAATGCGGCGCTTGAATATAAAGTTCCGGTCACCCGGGCCGGCTCGATGAAATCATTGGGAAAGGCCTGCGGAATCGACGTAGGTGCGGCAGCTGTTGCAATATCTATTTAA
- the rpsL gene encoding 30S ribosomal protein S12 — protein sequence MPTINQLVRKPRKTKEEKSKSPALNKGYNSFKKAQTNVSSPQKRGVCTRVGTMTPKKPNSALRKYARVRLTNGIEVTAYIPGIGHNLQEHSVVLIRGGRVKDLPGVRYHIVRGALDTAGVNNRMQGRSKYGTKRPKAAKK from the coding sequence ATGCCTACAATTAACCAATTAGTGCGCAAGCCTCGTAAGACAAAAGAGGAAAAGTCAAAATCACCTGCGCTTAACAAAGGTTACAACAGCTTCAAAAAAGCACAAACTAACGTATCATCTCCACAGAAACGCGGTGTATGTACTCGTGTTGGTACAATGACTCCGAAGAAACCAAACTCAGCGTTGCGTAAATATGCTCGTGTACGCTTGACTAACGGAATCGAGGTTACTGCCTACATTCCTGGTATCGGACACAACCTTCAAGAGCACAGCGTAGTATTAATCCGCGGCGGACGAGTAAAGGACTTACCAGGGGTACGTTACCACATCGTGCGCGGCGCGCTTGACACTGCCGGTGTTAACAACCGTATGCAAGGCCGTTCTAAATACGGTACTAAGCGTCCTAAAGCAGCTAAAAAATAA
- the rpsG gene encoding 30S ribosomal protein S7 has protein sequence MPRKGPVAKRDVLPDPIYNSKLVSRLINKMMVDGKRGKSQAILYSAFDIISERSGKEPMEVFDQALKNIMPVLEVRARRVGGANYQVPVEVRPDRRTTLGLRWLVNYSRLRGEKTMEERLANEILDAANNTGSSVKKREDTHKMAEANKAFAHYRW, from the coding sequence ATGCCACGTAAAGGTCCTGTAGCAAAAAGAGACGTATTACCAGATCCGATTTACAATTCAAAGCTAGTTAGCCGTCTTATCAACAAAATGATGGTTGATGGCAAGAGAGGTAAATCTCAAGCTATTCTTTATTCAGCATTTGATATCATCAGCGAGCGCAGCGGAAAAGAGCCAATGGAAGTGTTTGATCAAGCACTTAAGAACATCATGCCGGTTCTTGAAGTAAGAGCGCGCCGTGTAGGTGGTGCAAACTATCAAGTACCAGTTGAGGTGCGCCCAGACCGCCGTACGACTCTTGGTCTTCGCTGGTTGGTTAACTATTCTCGTCTTCGCGGTGAGAAAACAATGGAAGAGCGTTTGGCTAACGAAATCCTTGACGCTGCCAACAACACAGGTTCATCTGTGAAGAAGCGTGAAGATACTCATAAAATGGCTGAAGCTAACAAAGCATTCGCTCACTACCGCTGGTAG